A window from Kovacikia minuta CCNUW1 encodes these proteins:
- a CDS encoding HD domain-containing protein, translated as MGNHESRWEKIWQKLQAPEVPRSLLKQLVRAYSAPNRFYHNLSHIQDCLSKFDHINALATDPAEVELAIWFHDAIYNPKRNDNEQRSAIWAKAAIAQAGLHPGIAERVSDLILATEHHTEVRGRDAQVMVDIDLSILGSEENIFWQYDANIRKEYAWVPDPIFKQKRIEILRGFLSRSSIYNLEEYQARFEEKARANLERAIVRWSSSRSDG; from the coding sequence TTGGGAAATCATGAGAGCCGCTGGGAAAAGATCTGGCAGAAATTGCAGGCACCTGAAGTGCCCAGGAGCTTATTGAAGCAGCTAGTTAGGGCGTATTCTGCTCCCAATCGCTTCTATCACAACCTCAGCCATATTCAGGATTGCCTCTCCAAGTTTGACCACATCAACGCCTTAGCAACTGACCCAGCGGAAGTTGAACTGGCAATCTGGTTTCATGATGCGATTTACAACCCCAAAAGAAACGATAACGAGCAAAGAAGTGCAATTTGGGCAAAAGCCGCGATCGCCCAGGCTGGATTGCATCCAGGGATTGCTGAAAGAGTTTCAGATTTAATTCTCGCCACAGAGCATCATACCGAAGTAAGGGGTAGAGATGCCCAGGTGATGGTTGATATCGACCTCTCAATTTTGGGGAGCGAGGAGAATATTTTCTGGCAGTATGACGCAAACATTCGGAAGGAATATGCCTGGGTTCCAGACCCAATTTTTAAGCAGAAGCGAATCGAGATTCTGCGCGGCTTCTTGAGTCGCTCATCCATCTACAACCTTGAGGAATATCAAGCCAGATTTGAGGAAAAAGCACGGGCGAATCTGGAGCGGGCGATCGTCCGCTGGTCATCGTCGCGTTCAGATGGGTAA
- a CDS encoding RtcB family protein has product MSYETLKISTPHPVLSWANHELGGDELKMAKNVASLPFVFKHVALMPDVHLGKGALVGSVVATKDAIIPAAVGVDIGCGMCAIKTPFVADQLEGKLKQIRQDIEALIPVGFNENKTVEKDVSNWQGWRNFKDLHTGVQRLESKAMKQMGSLGGGNHFIEVCLDANNQVWLMLHSGSRNIGNMLAQNHINTGKELARLAGRQVTRSRSGILRRWNPRICRLLA; this is encoded by the coding sequence ATGTCTTACGAAACCCTGAAAATCTCTACGCCTCATCCTGTTCTTTCCTGGGCAAACCATGAATTGGGTGGGGACGAACTCAAAATGGCTAAAAACGTTGCTTCCTTGCCCTTTGTGTTTAAGCATGTGGCGTTAATGCCTGATGTCCACCTGGGTAAGGGAGCGCTGGTTGGTTCTGTTGTTGCCACCAAAGATGCCATTATTCCCGCCGCCGTTGGGGTAGACATTGGCTGCGGCATGTGTGCCATCAAAACCCCCTTTGTGGCAGACCAACTGGAAGGTAAGCTGAAGCAAATCCGCCAGGACATTGAAGCCCTGATTCCGGTTGGCTTCAATGAAAATAAAACCGTGGAAAAGGATGTGTCCAACTGGCAGGGTTGGCGTAACTTTAAAGACTTGCATACTGGCGTTCAACGGCTGGAAAGCAAAGCCATGAAGCAGATGGGATCTCTGGGGGGTGGCAACCACTTCATTGAGGTCTGTCTGGATGCGAACAACCAGGTGTGGTTAATGCTGCATTCTGGCTCGCGCAACATTGGCAATATGCTGGCACAGAACCATATCAACACGGGCAAAGAACTGGCAAGACTAGCGGGCAGACAAGTTACCCGATCCAGATCTGGCATACTTCGTCGCTGGAACCCCCGAATTTGCCGCCTACTGGCGTGA
- a CDS encoding RtcB family protein has protein sequence MAYFVAGTPEFAAYWRDLQWAQDYARMNREVMMARFQRVIEKHLVGGKPTKPLLSVNCHHNYAEKEVHYGEEVYVTRKGAVRARETDYGIIPGSMGAKSYIVKGKGNSESYCSCSHGAGRAMSRNKAKNAFTLDDLIKQTQGVECRKDEGVLDEIPAAYKSIDQVMANQSDLVEVVATLKQVVCVKG, from the coding sequence CTGGCATACTTCGTCGCTGGAACCCCCGAATTTGCCGCCTACTGGCGTGACCTTCAGTGGGCACAGGACTATGCCCGCATGAACCGGGAAGTTATGATGGCTCGTTTCCAACGGGTGATTGAAAAGCACCTGGTAGGTGGGAAGCCAACTAAGCCCCTGCTGTCTGTGAACTGCCACCATAACTATGCCGAGAAGGAAGTTCACTATGGCGAGGAAGTTTATGTTACCCGCAAGGGTGCAGTTCGTGCCCGTGAAACCGATTACGGCATCATTCCCGGTTCAATGGGGGCAAAGTCCTACATTGTTAAAGGCAAGGGAAATTCGGAAAGCTACTGTTCTTGCAGCCACGGTGCTGGACGAGCGATGTCTCGGAATAAGGCAAAGAACGCTTTCACCCTGGATGACCTGATTAAGCAAACCCAGGGGGTAGAGTGCCGCAAGGATGAGGGAGTTTTGGACGAAATTCCCGCCGCCTATAAGTCGATCGACCAGGTGATGGCAAATCAGTCTGACCTGGTGGAGGTCGTGGCAACCCTGAAACAAGTGGTTTGTGTTAAGGGCTAG
- a CDS encoding DUF928 domain-containing protein codes for MFRLKPLTASLMLLLGFVIAGMPLLAMAQNYNPPKRGLPGRREGAGTRGTCMQGQKGLMPLTPMDGFSATTSNTPTFLWYVPPTKARTAEFALLDANDQKLYQSTLNLTGEGGVVGFRVPEAVAASVLESDKDFYWQFSIICDPNQPSNNPFVEGVVQRIKPDSSLAAQLKNASPKEQATLYAGAGIWQDAIAILAHQRCINPQDSSLQTSWTNLLTSVQLKEFAQEPLTQICSSINSSTGSIQP; via the coding sequence ATGTTTCGACTCAAACCCCTTACTGCCTCCCTAATGTTGCTCCTTGGTTTTGTGATTGCTGGCATGCCTCTGCTGGCAATGGCTCAAAATTACAACCCGCCCAAGCGTGGCTTACCAGGACGACGGGAAGGAGCCGGAACACGCGGAACCTGTATGCAAGGACAAAAGGGTTTGATGCCATTAACACCAATGGATGGGTTTAGTGCCACAACATCAAACACCCCCACCTTCCTGTGGTACGTTCCCCCCACAAAAGCCCGTACAGCAGAATTTGCTTTACTTGATGCCAATGACCAAAAGCTTTATCAATCCACCCTGAATTTGACAGGAGAGGGAGGAGTTGTTGGCTTCCGGGTGCCTGAAGCAGTGGCTGCCTCCGTATTGGAATCCGATAAAGATTTTTACTGGCAGTTTTCCATTATCTGTGATCCTAACCAACCCTCTAATAATCCCTTTGTAGAGGGAGTGGTGCAGCGAATTAAGCCCGATTCATCCCTTGCAGCCCAGTTGAAAAATGCCTCCCCTAAAGAACAGGCAACTCTCTACGCTGGTGCAGGTATCTGGCAGGATGCGATCGCTATCCTGGCACACCAGCGCTGCATCAACCCTCAGGATTCTTCCCTGCAAACGAGTTGGACTAATTTACTCACATCCGTTCAGTTGAAGGAGTTCGCTCAGGAACCGCTAACCCAGATTTGTTCAAGCATCAACTCATCGACAGGGAGTATCCAGCCGTAA
- a CDS encoding adenylate/guanylate cyclase domain-containing protein: protein MLAVFGVPINRITPVEVSQDAQLAIECALAMGERLQHLNEDWQRRGLPTAEMRVGIFTGPIVAGSLGGKDRLEYGVIGDSVNIAARLESYEKDRQMSLCRILIAKDTLIYLKDRFEVEPWGLLALKGKQQMVDVYRVLGYAANCFPTSIDRPSDDRSENQTPCIDGNIQVSEAIEEI from the coding sequence ATGCTGGCAGTTTTTGGTGTACCCATTAACCGCATTACCCCGGTTGAAGTGTCGCAGGATGCCCAATTGGCGATCGAATGCGCCCTGGCAATGGGGGAGCGGTTACAACACCTGAACGAAGACTGGCAGCGACGCGGACTCCCCACTGCTGAAATGCGCGTAGGCATCTTTACCGGACCTATCGTAGCAGGTAGTTTGGGTGGCAAAGATCGCCTGGAGTATGGCGTTATTGGAGACAGTGTGAACATTGCTGCCCGCCTGGAGAGCTACGAAAAAGATCGCCAAATGAGTCTCTGCCGGATTTTGATTGCAAAAGATACCCTGATTTACTTAAAGGATCGATTCGAGGTGGAACCTTGGGGGCTTTTGGCGCTGAAGGGTAAACAGCAGATGGTTGATGTATACCGAGTGTTGGGATACGCGGCAAATTGTTTTCCCACTTCTATCGATCGCCCCAGTGACGATCGCTCAGAAAATCAAACCCCGTGTATAGACGGGAACATTCAGGTATCGGAAGCGATCGAAGAAATTTAG
- a CDS encoding CHASE2 domain-containing protein, with product MKAPVKAQFLHIRGTGFHLASLPKLVLVPLAIGITSLAVTGGLLGLRQLGWLQPLELAAYDQMMRLRADAPPDPRLLIVAITEADIKAQKRWPLSDRTVATALQKLQQHQPNVIGLDIYRDLPQEPGKQQLAEQLRQPNVRVITKIPDEEDLGVAPPPGVPEDRVGFNDIPLDADGVIRRGLLFADTETATLYSFSLRLAIAYLQTQGITPEAGLRDPNYLRLGQAELIPLESSSGLYQTIDSAGYQVLLNYRARRDLARQVSLRQVLNGEVDPTWIKNKIVLIGATARSAKDVFLTPYSAGERHRDWSMPGVVVHAQVVSQLLSAALDQQPLLWYWSDWQEMLWIAGWVLVGGSLAWVVRHPVKLAVLTIAAMSLLLATCYSLFLHQGWVPVASPAMGIIVTATAVVSYRAQQAQRQQIMMMKLLGQNTSPQIATALWRSRDRLLKSGKLPGKRFVATMMFTDIKNFSTISEQMSPEDLLDWLERISERYYPRSHCETGNHQQIHGGWHAGSFWCTH from the coding sequence TTGAAAGCACCTGTTAAAGCACAATTCCTTCACATTCGGGGCACCGGGTTCCATCTGGCAAGTTTGCCAAAGCTGGTTCTGGTGCCGTTGGCGATCGGCATCACCAGCCTGGCTGTTACAGGAGGGCTGTTGGGGCTGCGTCAATTGGGCTGGTTACAACCCCTGGAATTGGCTGCCTATGACCAGATGATGCGGCTAAGGGCTGATGCCCCCCCCGACCCGCGCTTGCTGATCGTTGCGATTACGGAAGCCGACATCAAGGCACAGAAGCGCTGGCCCCTGTCCGATCGGACGGTGGCAACTGCACTCCAAAAGCTGCAACAACATCAGCCGAATGTCATTGGGCTTGATATTTACCGGGATTTGCCCCAGGAACCAGGGAAGCAACAACTGGCTGAGCAATTGCGGCAGCCGAATGTCAGGGTGATAACCAAAATACCGGATGAAGAGGATTTAGGCGTTGCGCCACCACCAGGGGTACCGGAAGACCGAGTCGGCTTTAATGACATTCCCCTGGACGCAGATGGCGTCATTCGCCGGGGGTTGCTTTTTGCCGATACGGAAACGGCAACGCTTTACTCGTTTTCCCTGCGATTAGCGATCGCCTATCTCCAGACCCAGGGCATTACCCCTGAAGCAGGCTTGCGCGACCCCAACTATTTGCGTTTAGGACAGGCAGAATTGATTCCCCTGGAATCGAGTTCTGGGTTATACCAAACCATCGATTCTGCCGGATACCAGGTATTACTGAACTACCGCGCCCGCAGAGACCTGGCACGGCAGGTCAGCCTGAGACAAGTTTTGAACGGCGAGGTAGATCCCACCTGGATCAAAAATAAGATTGTCCTGATAGGTGCCACTGCCCGTAGTGCCAAGGATGTTTTCCTAACCCCTTACAGCGCTGGAGAACGGCACCGGGACTGGTCGATGCCAGGAGTCGTCGTCCATGCTCAGGTAGTCAGCCAGCTTCTCAGTGCTGCCCTGGATCAGCAGCCGTTACTTTGGTATTGGTCTGATTGGCAAGAGATGTTGTGGATTGCTGGTTGGGTGCTGGTTGGGGGAAGCCTTGCCTGGGTGGTTCGGCATCCTGTGAAGCTGGCTGTGTTAACGATCGCTGCGATGAGTTTGCTCCTGGCAACCTGCTATAGCTTATTCCTGCATCAGGGTTGGGTACCCGTTGCGTCCCCAGCGATGGGAATCATTGTGACGGCAACCGCTGTGGTTTCCTATCGGGCACAGCAGGCACAACGGCAGCAAATCATGATGATGAAACTGTTGGGGCAAAATACCTCACCCCAGATCGCAACCGCTCTTTGGCGCAGCCGCGATCGCCTGCTTAAGTCTGGCAAACTACCTGGAAAGAGATTTGTTGCCACCATGATGTTTACGGACATCAAAAACTTCAGCACTATCTCAGAACAAATGTCACCAGAAGATTTGTTGGATTGGCTCGAACGAATATCTGAGCGCTATTACCCACGAAGTCATTGCGAAACAGGGAATCATCAACAAATTCACGGGGGATGGCATGCTGGCAGTTTTTGGTGTACCCATTAA
- a CDS encoding response regulator, protein MGTTLQSDSGSVTRILLVEDNDINRQLMTDYLKYCGYEVFSVAKGESFAAAMTQFHPHLVLLDLKLPDIDGYTLLQQIQQTPDWSKIPVIVVSAFAFQADQQRALNLGACRYLVKPVKLPELIRAISEELSYLAV, encoded by the coding sequence ATGGGTACCACGTTGCAATCTGATTCAGGATCAGTTACCCGTATTTTGCTGGTCGAAGACAACGATATTAATCGTCAGTTAATGACAGATTATTTAAAGTACTGCGGCTATGAAGTCTTTAGCGTTGCCAAGGGTGAATCCTTTGCTGCTGCAATGACTCAATTCCACCCGCATTTGGTCTTGTTAGATCTGAAACTGCCCGATATTGATGGCTATACCCTACTGCAACAGATTCAACAAACTCCAGATTGGTCAAAAATACCCGTGATTGTAGTTTCAGCCTTTGCATTTCAAGCTGATCAACAACGGGCGCTGAATTTAGGTGCTTGTCGGTACCTCGTCAAACCCGTCAAACTACCCGAACTCATTAGAGCGATTTCTGAAGAGTTAAGCTATTTAGCCGTTTAA
- a CDS encoding ISH3 family transposase, producing the protein MTTYPSSSLSSTPALSDEATLEAALECLLEHLPLVPEDSSCSAESLFEILLRAASRHDSIEHTAQRLQGVPSGNGIRYHLDQLDDMVALEGQLNGALQSRIPPKIRKRRHRIAIDLHLIPYYGNRTEAAAPYIYRSQAKAGTTTFFAYATVYVICRNKRVTLGIHAVHRQETLVATVTYLLAMLSALKIRVKRLYLDRGFYSVPVIRWLKALNIPFLMPAVIRGKTGGTRSLLVGRKSYATRYTLSSANYGSVTCQMRVVCTYYKGFKGKHGIQYALYVAHRVTIDLHQLHQHYRERFGIETSYRIKNQCRIRTTSKNPVVRLLFVALAFILVNLWVYLLWFFVSQTQRGGRVIHRELFGLKTMLEFLSQAVERHFPPITAIYLPTPK; encoded by the coding sequence ATGACGACCTACCCATCTTCCTCATTATCTTCCACCCCTGCCTTGAGTGATGAAGCAACCCTGGAAGCAGCCTTGGAGTGCTTGTTAGAGCACCTGCCTTTAGTACCCGAAGATAGTAGTTGTAGTGCCGAAAGCCTATTTGAGATTTTGCTCCGGGCAGCCAGTCGTCACGATAGCATCGAGCATACCGCTCAACGCCTACAAGGAGTTCCCAGTGGCAATGGCATTCGCTATCATCTCGACCAGTTAGATGACATGGTCGCTTTGGAGGGACAACTCAATGGGGCATTGCAGAGCCGAATTCCACCCAAGATTCGCAAAAGACGACATCGGATCGCGATTGACCTGCACTTGATTCCCTACTATGGCAACCGAACTGAGGCAGCAGCACCCTATATCTATCGCTCCCAAGCCAAAGCCGGAACCACCACATTTTTTGCCTATGCCACCGTTTATGTCATCTGCCGCAACAAGCGAGTCACCCTCGGAATTCATGCGGTGCATCGACAGGAAACCTTGGTGGCAACGGTGACTTATTTGTTGGCAATGCTCTCTGCTCTGAAGATTCGAGTCAAACGGTTGTATCTCGACCGAGGCTTTTACAGTGTGCCGGTGATTCGCTGGCTCAAAGCACTCAACATCCCGTTTTTGATGCCTGCGGTGATTCGCGGTAAAACCGGAGGCACCCGCTCATTACTCGTCGGGCGCAAAAGCTATGCGACACGCTACACCCTCAGCAGTGCCAACTATGGTTCCGTGACTTGTCAAATGCGAGTGGTGTGCACCTATTACAAAGGCTTCAAGGGCAAGCATGGGATTCAATATGCGCTTTATGTGGCGCATCGAGTCACTATTGACCTCCATCAGTTGCATCAGCATTATCGGGAGCGCTTTGGCATCGAAACGAGCTACAGAATTAAAAATCAGTGTCGCATTCGCACCACGAGTAAGAATCCAGTGGTTCGCCTGTTATTTGTGGCACTGGCGTTTATCCTGGTTAATCTCTGGGTGTACTTGTTGTGGTTCTTTGTCAGTCAGACCCAGCGAGGGGGACGAGTCATTCATCGTGAGTTGTTTGGTCTTAAAACCATGTTGGAATTTCTCTCTCAGGCTGTTGAACGACATTTTCCACCCATCACTGCTATCTATTTACCTACCCCAAAATGA
- the uvrC gene encoding excinuclease ABC subunit UvrC: MTSAKILPLVQDSERLESRLKEIPAEPGVYYMRDANDQILYIGKSKKLRSRVRSYFRDNHYHSPRIALMVKLVTEIEFIVTDTEAEALALEANLVKQHQPHFNVLLKDDKKYPWLCITWSEPYPRIFITRKRNLGKGKDRFYGPYVDVGLLRRTLHLVKRIFPLRQRPQPLFKDRPCLNYDIGRCPGVCQALISSEEYHKTVQKVAMVFQGRTRELEDILMQQMQQAAAALNFELAARIRDQIAGIKTIAADQKVSLSDDTVSRDAIALAADEQHACVQLFQIRAGRLVGRLGFVADAQSGEPGAILQRVLEEHYQTVDPVEIPTEILVQHELPEAEILAEFLTQVKGRKVTIVAPQRQIKADLIEMVERNAEYELARNQRFADRNNQAMQDLAELLDLPDLPHRIEGYDISHVQGSDAVASQVVFVDGMPAKQHYRHYKIKNPTVTSGHSDDFASMAEVISRRFRKYAAKKERGEQLRDEDSSVLDRYVTATSDFPDLIMIDGGKGQLSAVVNVLREMNLLEDVRVVSLAKQREEIFLPGESLPVCSDAEQPGVQLLRRLRDEAHRFAVTFHRQQRSDRMRRSRLDEIPGLGQHRQKQLLATFRSIDYVREATPAQIAQVPGIGPRLAQQIYDYFHPNQEKGESENPVPVESDA, encoded by the coding sequence GTGACATCTGCCAAGATTTTGCCACTGGTTCAAGACTCAGAACGCCTGGAGAGCCGTTTGAAGGAAATTCCGGCAGAACCCGGTGTTTATTACATGCGAGACGCGAATGATCAAATTCTTTACATCGGCAAGTCAAAGAAGCTGCGATCGCGGGTTCGCTCCTACTTTCGGGATAATCATTACCACAGTCCCCGAATTGCCTTAATGGTGAAGCTGGTAACGGAGATTGAATTCATCGTTACCGATACCGAAGCGGAAGCCCTGGCATTGGAAGCGAATCTGGTTAAGCAGCACCAACCCCACTTCAATGTGTTGCTCAAGGATGACAAGAAGTATCCCTGGCTTTGCATTACCTGGTCAGAGCCGTATCCCCGCATCTTTATTACCCGTAAACGAAATCTGGGTAAGGGAAAGGATCGATTCTACGGTCCTTATGTAGATGTGGGTCTGCTGCGGCGTACCCTGCATCTGGTTAAGCGCATCTTTCCCCTGCGTCAGCGTCCCCAACCGTTGTTTAAAGACCGTCCTTGCCTGAACTACGACATTGGGCGTTGTCCAGGAGTTTGTCAGGCGTTAATTAGTTCTGAGGAATATCACAAGACGGTGCAAAAGGTGGCAATGGTGTTTCAGGGACGCACCAGGGAACTGGAGGATATTCTGATGCAGCAGATGCAACAGGCAGCAGCAGCGCTCAACTTTGAACTGGCTGCCCGAATTCGGGATCAGATTGCGGGCATTAAGACGATCGCCGCTGACCAGAAGGTGTCGTTGTCGGATGATACGGTTTCGCGGGATGCGATCGCCCTGGCTGCCGATGAACAGCATGCCTGTGTCCAACTGTTCCAGATTCGGGCGGGGCGGCTGGTGGGGCGGTTGGGGTTTGTTGCCGATGCCCAATCGGGTGAGCCAGGAGCTATCCTGCAACGAGTGTTAGAGGAACACTACCAGACGGTTGACCCGGTGGAAATTCCCACTGAAATTTTGGTGCAGCATGAGTTGCCGGAAGCCGAAATTCTGGCGGAGTTTTTGACTCAGGTCAAGGGACGAAAGGTGACGATCGTCGCCCCACAACGGCAGATTAAAGCCGACCTGATCGAGATGGTGGAGCGGAATGCGGAATACGAACTCGCTCGCAATCAGCGGTTTGCTGATCGCAATAATCAAGCCATGCAAGACCTGGCAGAACTGCTCGACTTGCCCGACCTGCCCCATCGCATCGAAGGTTACGATATTTCCCATGTCCAGGGATCGGATGCGGTTGCCTCTCAAGTGGTGTTTGTGGATGGAATGCCTGCAAAACAGCACTACCGCCATTACAAGATCAAGAATCCCACAGTAACCTCCGGCCACTCGGATGACTTTGCCAGTATGGCGGAAGTCATCAGCCGTCGTTTTCGTAAGTATGCGGCGAAGAAGGAACGGGGGGAACAATTGCGGGATGAAGACAGTTCGGTGCTCGATCGCTACGTCACTGCCACTTCCGATTTTCCCGACCTGATTATGATTGATGGCGGTAAGGGGCAACTTTCTGCTGTCGTGAATGTGTTGCGCGAAATGAATCTGCTGGAGGATGTGCGGGTGGTGAGCCTTGCCAAGCAACGGGAAGAAATCTTTTTGCCAGGAGAATCTTTGCCCGTTTGCAGCGATGCGGAACAACCAGGGGTTCAACTTCTGCGGCGATTGCGGGATGAGGCACACCGCTTTGCCGTAACGTTTCACCGTCAACAGCGGAGTGATCGCATGCGGCGATCGCGGTTGGATGAAATCCCCGGTTTGGGTCAACACCGCCAGAAACAATTGCTGGCGACTTTCCGGTCGATCGACTACGTGCGCGAAGCCACCCCTGCCCAGATTGCTCAAGTACCAGGAATCGGTCCTCGGCTGGCGCAACAAATTTACGACTACTTCCATCCCAATCAGGAAAAAGGAGAATCAGAAAACCCTGTTCCAGTTGAGAGTGACGCTTAG
- a CDS encoding DUF3572 domain-containing protein has protein sequence MVGIPEYLAIRVLTQLAQDPEVIGRILEQLGSMPNIPTPTMGGHIFWTDIANVKGWRLQKNSVFGNFRILDPNDVRRAWGGEGMMLKAFEAIE, from the coding sequence ATGGTTGGCATTCCAGAGTATCTAGCAATTAGAGTATTGACGCAACTAGCACAAGATCCCGAAGTGATTGGTCGTATTCTTGAACAGTTGGGTTCAATGCCAAATATCCCAACGCCAACAATGGGTGGTCACATTTTCTGGACTGATATAGCGAATGTGAAAGGGTGGCGGTTGCAGAAGAATTCAGTATTCGGAAATTTTCGAATCCTTGACCCTAATGATGTTAGACGAGCTTGGGGTGGTGAGGGCATGATGTTAAAAGCTTTTGAAGCCATAGAATGA
- a CDS encoding type I restriction endonuclease subunit R, with protein MQAEDDQFFTEWRQDLPDLTEAEKATLDKYHQRYLRHREQGELSEGTVKLLLVFPLLELAGFYDEPFFITTEPPVEITVEDQDEVLRGRIDTLVVQQDLWVPMVESKRSITFSAAIPQALTYMMANPHPDRPVYGMATDGDLFMFIKLLSQNPPQYDFSEPFSLFIARHNKLHEILQILKHLAQLIV; from the coding sequence GTGCAGGCAGAGGATGATCAATTCTTTACCGAGTGGCGACAGGATTTGCCAGACTTAACCGAAGCTGAGAAGGCGACGCTGGATAAGTACCACCAGCGCTATTTGCGCCATCGAGAACAGGGTGAATTATCGGAAGGAACGGTCAAGCTCCTGTTGGTTTTTCCATTGCTGGAACTGGCAGGCTTTTACGATGAACCGTTTTTCATTACGACAGAACCACCTGTAGAGATCACAGTTGAAGACCAGGATGAGGTGTTGCGAGGGAGAATTGATACCCTTGTGGTTCAGCAAGATCTTTGGGTGCCGATGGTGGAGTCGAAGCGATCGATCACCTTCTCAGCTGCAATTCCTCAGGCACTCACTTACATGATGGCAAATCCCCATCCCGATCGCCCGGTCTATGGCATGGCAACCGATGGCGATTTATTTATGTTCATCAAATTGTTGAGCCAGAATCCGCCTCAGTACGATTTTTCCGAACCTTTCTCGCTATTCATTGCCCGCCACAACAAACTGCACGAAATTTTGCAGATTCTCAAGCACTTGGCTCAACTGATTGTCTAA